The proteins below are encoded in one region of Sphingobium yanoikuyae:
- a CDS encoding lipopolysaccharide biosynthesis protein, which yields MSMTIEGDQGPVTAQATPAEQKDDIAALAKGGRTNVFGFLLRLAARLPFLFIAGRWYGADALGRFAYAVLVVEFVAQIATLGLKRGLAGALAQTERPHSHVVTDAMVVTLIASLLGAGLLIAFPQAMFPNSGINGLDRLLALIVIAVATSDVALAACAYRFDIGATVRARSIIEPWAISIGAFGFAYYSLRDGLILSYVVSMVAAMIASIIPMWRHYGRPHGWRPDAGRLWRLARRNLPLAAADGVEWGSRRLDMAILGLFVSPAIVGIYYVAQQVASLPQKLKTSFDPILGPVITRNLAEGNLAAIARQVSQVGFWIIAAQAGIALALGIPGEAVMGLVGPHFVGGTGALAFLLLAEVVAATAVVSESALVYIARHRNLMISLSMIALQAALSFGLILLGKRFGLTPQELAAAPALGLCIALGAGAFVKARLLSSLLHARVNAWRWPLLSASGVACIVGAAFVALPARFEWVELAVGVWAILGAYGFVIWRWGFGPDDRALFRKQKNAA from the coding sequence ATGAGCATGACAATCGAGGGGGACCAGGGTCCTGTGACCGCGCAGGCGACCCCTGCCGAACAGAAGGATGACATCGCCGCCCTGGCCAAGGGCGGACGCACCAACGTCTTCGGCTTCCTGCTGCGCCTCGCCGCGCGCCTGCCTTTCCTGTTCATCGCCGGCCGCTGGTATGGCGCCGATGCGCTGGGGCGCTTCGCCTATGCCGTGCTGGTGGTGGAATTCGTCGCCCAGATCGCGACGCTGGGTCTCAAGCGCGGTCTTGCCGGCGCGCTCGCCCAGACCGAACGGCCGCACAGCCATGTCGTGACCGACGCGATGGTGGTGACGCTGATCGCGTCGCTGCTGGGTGCCGGCTTGTTGATCGCCTTCCCCCAGGCGATGTTCCCCAATAGCGGCATCAACGGGCTCGACCGCTTGCTGGCGCTGATCGTCATCGCCGTTGCGACCTCCGACGTGGCGCTTGCCGCCTGCGCCTATCGCTTCGACATCGGCGCCACGGTCCGCGCGCGCTCGATCATTGAACCCTGGGCGATCAGCATCGGGGCCTTCGGTTTCGCTTATTATTCGCTGCGCGACGGCCTGATCCTCTCCTATGTCGTATCGATGGTCGCGGCGATGATCGCCTCGATCATCCCGATGTGGCGTCATTATGGCCGGCCGCATGGCTGGCGTCCCGATGCCGGGCGGCTCTGGCGCCTCGCCCGCCGCAACCTGCCGCTCGCCGCGGCGGATGGCGTCGAATGGGGCTCGCGTCGGCTCGACATGGCGATCCTGGGCCTGTTCGTCAGCCCGGCGATCGTCGGCATCTATTATGTTGCGCAGCAGGTCGCCTCGCTGCCGCAGAAACTCAAGACCAGCTTCGATCCGATCCTTGGCCCGGTCATCACCCGCAACCTTGCCGAGGGCAATCTGGCGGCGATCGCGCGCCAGGTCAGCCAGGTCGGCTTCTGGATCATCGCGGCGCAGGCCGGCATCGCGCTGGCGCTCGGCATTCCGGGTGAGGCCGTCATGGGCCTGGTTGGTCCGCATTTCGTCGGCGGCACCGGCGCGCTCGCCTTCCTGCTGCTGGCCGAAGTGGTGGCCGCAACCGCCGTGGTCAGCGAATCCGCGCTGGTCTATATTGCCCGCCACCGCAATCTGATGATCTCGCTCAGCATGATCGCGTTGCAGGCCGCGCTCAGCTTCGGCCTGATCCTGCTCGGCAAGCGCTTCGGCCTCACGCCGCAGGAACTGGCCGCCGCGCCCGCTCTGGGCCTCTGCATCGCGCTCGGCGCTGGCGCCTTCGTCAAGGCGCGGCTGCTCTCCAGCCTGCTCCACGCCCGCGTCAATGCCTGGCGCTGGCCCCTGCTCAGCGCCTCGGGCGTCGCCTGCATCGTCGGTGCGGCCTTCGTCGCCCTGCCGGCGCGCTTCGAATGGGTCGAACTGGCGGTCGGTGTCTGGGCGATTCTGGGCGCCTATGGCTTCGTCATCTGGCGCTGGGGCTTCGGCCCGGACGACCGCGCCCTGTTCCGCAAGCAGAAGAACGCGGCCTGA
- a CDS encoding NAD(P)H-dependent glycerol-3-phosphate dehydrogenase: protein MKAGVIGAGAWGTALAQLLAADGQDVRLWALEADVVDAINGAHENPLYLPGLPLSPSIRATGVLSDLADRDLILVVSPAQHLRSVVAQAPAGVPLVLCSKGIEAGTGLLMSEVAAQAQPSSPIAVLSGPTFAHEVAKGLPTAVTFACADPALVEKLAARIARPTFRPYLSDDVVGAEIGGAVKNVLAIACGVSEGAGLGLNARASLISRGFAEMTRFGLARGARAETLGGLSGLGDLVLTCSSTNSRNFSLGKGLGEGQAAADLLSNRRTVAEGAHTAPVLRDAARAAGVEMPVVEAVCALLGDAAPLAQVIDALLARPLRPE from the coding sequence ATGAAGGCGGGAGTCATCGGAGCAGGCGCCTGGGGCACCGCGCTGGCGCAGTTGCTGGCGGCCGACGGGCAGGATGTGCGCCTCTGGGCGCTGGAAGCCGATGTGGTCGACGCGATCAACGGCGCCCATGAAAATCCGCTCTATCTGCCCGGCCTGCCGCTTTCGCCCTCGATCCGGGCGACCGGTGTCCTGTCGGACCTGGCCGATCGCGACCTGATCCTGGTGGTCAGCCCGGCCCAGCATCTGCGCAGCGTCGTGGCGCAGGCGCCGGCCGGCGTGCCGTTGGTCCTCTGTTCCAAGGGGATAGAGGCGGGCACCGGCCTGTTGATGTCGGAAGTCGCGGCGCAGGCGCAGCCAAGCTCGCCGATCGCTGTCCTCTCCGGCCCGACCTTCGCCCATGAAGTGGCAAAGGGCCTGCCGACCGCCGTCACCTTCGCCTGCGCCGATCCGGCGCTGGTCGAAAAGCTGGCGGCGCGCATCGCCCGGCCGACCTTCCGCCCCTATCTGTCGGATGATGTCGTCGGCGCGGAAATCGGCGGCGCGGTCAAGAATGTGCTCGCCATCGCCTGCGGCGTGTCGGAAGGGGCCGGCCTCGGCCTCAATGCGCGCGCCTCGCTCATCAGCCGGGGCTTTGCCGAAATGACCCGCTTCGGTCTCGCCCGCGGCGCCCGCGCCGAAACGCTGGGCGGCCTGTCGGGCCTGGGCGATCTCGTCCTCACCTGTTCCTCCACCAATTCGCGCAACTTCTCGCTCGGCAAGGGGCTGGGCGAGGGGCAGGCCGCCGCCGACCTCCTCTCCAACCGTCGCACCGTGGCCGAAGGGGCGCACACCGCGCCGGTGCTGCGTGATGCGGCCCGCGCGGCCGGCGTCGAAATGCCGGTGGTGGAAGCCGTCTGTGCCCTGCTCGGCGACGCCGCACCATTGGCACAGGTCATCGACGCGCTGCTGGCGCGTCCGCTGCGGCCTGAATAA
- the tsaD gene encoding tRNA (adenosine(37)-N6)-threonylcarbamoyltransferase complex transferase subunit TsaD, protein MTIILGLESSCDETAAALVTADGQILAHRLATQEDAHRPYGGVVPEIAARAHVEALAPLVEAALADAKMTLADVDVIAATAGPGLIGGVMVGLVTGKALAHAAGKPLVAVNHLEGHALSPRLADQNLQFPYLLLLVSGGHCQLLRVDGVGQYRRLATTIDDAAGEAFDKTAKLLGLGFPGGPAVEKAAAQGNPRAVPLPRPLVGTDEPHFSFAGLKSAVMRAAQSGQYAVEDIAASFQQAVIDCLLDRTRRALAASEGVTALVVAGGVAANQSVRGALTTLAQDHGLPFVAPPLWLCTDNAAMIAWAGAERYAAGMTDDLTIPARPRWPLDPTAEKARGAGVKA, encoded by the coding sequence ATGACCATCATCCTCGGCCTGGAATCAAGCTGCGACGAAACCGCGGCGGCGCTGGTGACGGCTGACGGGCAGATATTGGCCCATCGCCTCGCCACGCAGGAAGACGCGCACCGCCCCTATGGCGGCGTCGTGCCCGAAATCGCGGCCCGCGCCCATGTCGAGGCTTTGGCCCCGCTGGTCGAGGCGGCACTGGCCGACGCAAAGATGACGCTGGCCGATGTCGATGTCATCGCTGCCACCGCCGGCCCCGGCCTGATCGGCGGCGTGATGGTCGGCCTTGTCACCGGCAAGGCGCTCGCCCATGCCGCCGGCAAGCCGCTGGTCGCGGTCAATCATCTGGAGGGGCATGCGCTCTCGCCGCGCCTCGCCGACCAGAATCTGCAATTCCCCTATCTGCTGCTGCTGGTGTCGGGCGGCCATTGCCAACTGCTCAGGGTGGATGGCGTCGGCCAGTATCGCCGCCTCGCCACCACGATCGACGACGCTGCTGGTGAAGCCTTCGACAAGACCGCCAAGCTGCTCGGCCTCGGCTTCCCTGGCGGTCCGGCGGTGGAAAAGGCGGCGGCGCAGGGCAATCCGCGCGCCGTGCCGCTGCCGCGTCCGCTGGTCGGCACCGATGAACCCCATTTCTCCTTCGCCGGCCTCAAGAGCGCGGTGATGCGCGCCGCGCAGTCGGGCCAATATGCGGTGGAGGATATCGCCGCCAGCTTCCAGCAGGCGGTGATCGACTGCCTGCTCGATCGCACCCGCCGCGCGCTCGCCGCGAGCGAAGGCGTGACCGCGCTGGTCGTCGCTGGCGGCGTCGCCGCCAACCAGTCGGTGCGTGGAGCATTGACCACGCTGGCGCAGGATCATGGCCTGCCCTTCGTCGCGCCGCCCTTGTGGCTCTGCACCGATAATGCGGCGATGATCGCCTGGGCCGGCGCGGAGCGCTATGCGGCCGGCATGACCGACGATCTCACCATCCCCGCCCGGCCGCGCTGGCCGCTCGATCCGACGGCGGAAAAGGCGCGTGGAGCAGGAGTGAAGGCATGA
- the hemC gene encoding hydroxymethylbilane synthase: MKRPERPLRLGTRGSPLALAQAHMTAQALRDAHGWDQDAITTVIVQTSGDRIQDRALAEIGGKALWTKELDRALAEGEIDCAVHSMKDVETIRPDAIRIAAMLPRADVRDRLVGAENFAALPPQPIVGTSSPRRAAQVKRLRPDAQIILFRGNVATRLAKLEAGEAHATLLAAAGLDRLGQADIGATVEVDTMLPAPSQGAVGIETLADNDAMRGWLAAINHRDTFDCVMAERAVLRGLGGTCHSPIAALALLEGGQIHLRAEIISPEGDETVRDEARLARGDFDAAEAIGRGLLERASPALRSLFEG; encoded by the coding sequence ATGAAAAGACCCGAACGACCGTTGCGCCTTGGCACCAGGGGATCGCCGCTTGCGCTGGCTCAGGCCCATATGACCGCGCAGGCGCTGCGCGACGCCCATGGCTGGGATCAGGACGCCATCACCACCGTCATCGTCCAGACCAGCGGCGACCGGATCCAAGACCGGGCGCTGGCGGAAATCGGCGGAAAAGCGCTGTGGACCAAGGAGCTGGACCGGGCGCTGGCAGAGGGCGAGATCGACTGCGCCGTCCACAGCATGAAGGATGTCGAGACGATCCGACCCGATGCGATCCGCATTGCCGCGATGCTGCCGCGCGCCGATGTGCGCGACCGGCTGGTCGGCGCGGAAAATTTTGCCGCGCTGCCGCCGCAGCCGATCGTCGGCACCAGTTCGCCGCGCCGCGCCGCGCAGGTGAAGCGACTGCGCCCCGATGCGCAGATCATCCTGTTCCGCGGCAATGTTGCCACCCGGCTGGCCAAGCTGGAAGCCGGCGAGGCCCATGCGACTTTGCTCGCCGCCGCCGGGCTCGACCGGCTGGGCCAGGCGGACATTGGCGCCACGGTCGAGGTCGACACCATGTTGCCGGCGCCGTCGCAGGGGGCGGTCGGCATCGAGACGCTGGCCGACAATGACGCCATGCGGGGCTGGCTGGCGGCGATCAACCATCGCGACACATTCGATTGCGTGATGGCTGAACGCGCGGTGCTGCGGGGCCTGGGCGGCACCTGCCATTCGCCGATCGCGGCGCTGGCGCTGCTGGAGGGCGGGCAGATTCACCTGCGCGCCGAGATCATCAGCCCGGAAGGGGACGAGACGGTGCGGGACGAGGCACGGCTGGCGCGCGGCGATTTCGACGCGGCCGAGGCGATCGGCCGGGGCCTGCTGGAGCGGGCAAGCCCAGCGCTGCGCAGCCTGTTCGAGGGGTGA
- a CDS encoding uroporphyrinogen-III synthase, with protein MRPLIILRPAPGAGRTADKAMAMGLAVRLCPLFAAEALAWTPPPAEDFDALLVTSAQTVRFGGVALQAYRALPTYAVGAATAEALREAGFADPVAGHGDASAIAARIAADGHRTLLHLSGEAVAPMDAGPLRVTRAPVYRMMPLPCDPLDLSGGVLLVHSAAAGARLAEILAENQRATSDVVAISPAALAACGSGWGSAQAADAPNDAAVLALARRLCE; from the coding sequence GTGAGACCGCTCATCATCCTGCGGCCCGCGCCCGGCGCCGGCAGGACGGCGGACAAGGCGATGGCCATGGGGCTGGCGGTGCGGCTGTGTCCGCTGTTCGCGGCCGAGGCACTGGCCTGGACGCCGCCACCCGCTGAGGATTTCGATGCGCTGCTGGTGACGAGCGCGCAGACGGTGCGATTCGGCGGGGTTGCGCTGCAGGCCTATCGCGCCTTGCCGACCTATGCCGTGGGCGCGGCGACGGCCGAGGCGCTGCGGGAAGCGGGATTTGCCGATCCGGTCGCGGGGCATGGCGATGCCAGCGCGATCGCCGCGCGGATCGCGGCCGACGGGCACCGCACACTGCTGCACCTGTCGGGAGAGGCGGTGGCGCCGATGGACGCGGGGCCGCTGCGGGTGACGCGCGCGCCGGTCTATCGGATGATGCCCCTGCCCTGCGATCCGCTGGACCTGAGCGGTGGCGTGCTGCTGGTCCATTCTGCGGCCGCCGGCGCCCGGTTGGCGGAGATATTAGCCGAAAATCAGCGCGCAACCAGCGACGTGGTGGCGATAAGCCCGGCCGCGCTTGCCGCCTGCGGCAGCGGATGGGGCAGCGCGCAGGCCGCCGACGCACCCAATGATGCGGCGGTACTGGCCCTCGCCCGTCGATTGTGCGAATGA
- a CDS encoding esterase/lipase family protein, translated as MPPYADAIASFWKGRLASGPRASARPSLSHLLGNASVPFDINRTKAQAEQLSRAIRGDGRHVLLVPGLMASEHRMEPLRAILNAAGYQAHGWDMGRNFGPRADTLEKIDARVDAIRRTSGKPVTLVGWSLGGLYAREYAKFARSKVGGVVTMGTPFSGDPRANHAWRLYQLVSGFPVDTPPFPCTREEKPPVPTVALWSQRDGVILPECARGRAGERDRAIEVDCTHMGFAAAPEGILAVGKALEMMAA; from the coding sequence GTGCCACCCTATGCCGATGCCATTGCCAGCTTCTGGAAGGGCCGCCTTGCCAGCGGTCCGCGCGCGTCCGCGCGCCCGTCGCTGTCGCATCTGCTGGGCAATGCCTCGGTGCCGTTCGACATCAACCGGACCAAGGCCCAGGCCGAACAACTGAGCCGCGCGATTCGCGGCGACGGGCGACACGTCCTGCTGGTGCCCGGCCTGATGGCGTCGGAACATCGCATGGAGCCGCTGCGCGCGATCCTCAACGCGGCGGGCTATCAGGCGCATGGCTGGGACATGGGCCGCAATTTCGGACCGCGCGCCGACACGCTGGAGAAGATCGACGCCCGCGTCGATGCGATCCGCCGGACAAGTGGCAAGCCGGTGACTTTGGTCGGCTGGAGCCTGGGCGGCCTTTATGCGCGCGAATATGCCAAGTTCGCGCGATCCAAGGTTGGCGGCGTGGTAACGATGGGTACGCCCTTTTCCGGCGATCCGCGCGCCAACCATGCCTGGCGCCTCTATCAGCTCGTGTCGGGCTTCCCGGTCGACACGCCCCCCTTCCCCTGCACCCGCGAGGAGAAGCCGCCGGTGCCGACCGTGGCACTCTGGTCGCAGCGCGACGGCGTGATCCTGCCCGAATGCGCAAGAGGCCGCGCCGGCGAGCGCGACCGCGCAATCGAGGTCGATTGCACCCATATGGGCTTCGCCGCAGCGCCGGAGGGGATCTTGGCCGTCGGCAAGGCGCTGGAGATGATGGCCGCCTGA
- the gltX gene encoding glutamate--tRNA ligase → MTVITRFAPSPTGHLHVGNIRAALHNWLWARKSGGRFLLRLDDTDLERSRPEYADSIKADLRWLGLDWDGEEKQSERFALYEARFAALKASGHVYPAYETQQELELRRKVLLGRGLPPVYDRAALALTPDQIAAYEAEGRTPHWRFKLDHEQPIVWTDLIRGEQRFDPKLLSDPVIRRADGSWLYMLPSVIDDVDMGVTHVLRGEDHVSNTATQIQMFSALGASLPAFAHEALLTGSEGKLSKRLGSLGVAHFREIGLEPAAIASLLARLGSSQPIEPFADRAPLIETFDFAHFGRAPARFDEAELASLNQKIVHALPYEAVADRLPAGMDAAAWAAIRPNLETVAGAADWWQIVTGPIDGPEVADEDRDFLAAAHRILSAVPFDADIWRTLTGALKEETGRKGKTLFQPLRRALTGLDHGPDMGQLLPLIGRDEALKRLAVAG, encoded by the coding sequence ATGACCGTCATCACCCGCTTCGCCCCGTCGCCGACCGGCCATCTCCATGTCGGCAATATCCGCGCCGCGCTCCATAACTGGCTGTGGGCGCGCAAATCCGGTGGCCGTTTCCTGCTGCGCCTCGACGACACCGATCTGGAGCGCTCGCGCCCCGAATATGCGGACTCGATCAAGGCTGATCTGCGTTGGCTCGGCCTCGACTGGGACGGCGAGGAAAAACAGTCCGAACGCTTCGCTCTCTATGAAGCGCGGTTCGCGGCGCTCAAGGCCTCGGGCCATGTCTACCCCGCCTATGAAACCCAGCAGGAACTGGAACTGCGCCGCAAGGTGCTGCTGGGCCGCGGCCTGCCGCCGGTCTATGATCGCGCCGCCCTGGCGCTGACCCCGGATCAGATCGCCGCTTATGAAGCCGAAGGGCGCACGCCGCACTGGCGCTTCAAGCTCGATCATGAGCAGCCGATCGTCTGGACCGACCTGATCCGTGGCGAGCAGCGCTTCGACCCCAAATTGCTGTCCGACCCGGTGATCCGCCGCGCCGATGGCTCATGGCTCTACATGCTCCCCTCGGTGATCGACGATGTCGACATGGGCGTCACCCATGTGCTGCGCGGCGAGGATCATGTCTCCAACACCGCGACCCAGATCCAGATGTTCAGCGCGCTCGGCGCGTCGCTCCCTGCCTTCGCGCACGAAGCGCTACTGACCGGCAGCGAGGGCAAGCTGTCCAAGCGGCTCGGCTCGCTCGGCGTCGCCCATTTCCGCGAGATCGGTCTGGAGCCGGCCGCGATCGCGTCGCTGCTCGCCCGTCTCGGCAGCTCGCAGCCGATCGAGCCCTTCGCCGACCGTGCGCCGCTGATCGAGACGTTCGACTTCGCCCATTTCGGCCGCGCCCCCGCGCGCTTCGACGAAGCCGAACTGGCGAGCCTCAACCAGAAGATCGTTCACGCGCTTCCTTATGAAGCGGTTGCCGACCGCCTGCCCGCGGGCATGGACGCCGCCGCCTGGGCCGCGATCCGCCCCAATCTGGAGACGGTCGCGGGCGCCGCCGACTGGTGGCAGATCGTCACCGGCCCGATCGACGGGCCGGAGGTAGCCGATGAAGACCGCGATTTCCTCGCCGCCGCCCATCGCATCCTGTCCGCCGTCCCCTTCGACGCCGACATCTGGCGCACGCTGACCGGCGCACTCAAGGAAGAAACCGGCCGCAAGGGCAAGACCCTGTTCCAACCCCTGCGCCGCGCCCTCACCGGCCTGGACCACGGCCCCGACATGGGCCAACTCCTGCCCCTGATCGGCCGGGACGAGGCGTTGAAGAGGCTGGCGGTGGCCGGTTGA
- a CDS encoding NAD+ synthase, with protein sequence MTDKLVIALAQMTQTMGDPRANADAMLEWRARAKGADLIVYPELQLIGYPPEDLVLKPALLDQANYHLDRLAQESADGGPAMLVGTVVASQGVLFNVVALIENGAVTAIRQKRELPNYGTFDEKRLFAPGPLPAPIEFRGVKIGVPICEDIWFPFVTAHLRAEGAEILISPNGSPFEVDKDDRRLNVVAGTRVRETGLPLVYLNRVGGQDELVFDGASFVMNGDLSIAQQLPDWEEKLVLTQWEKWDGQWVCLPGERHALDPRPADIYNAMVLGLRDYVNRNRFPGVVLGLSGGIDSALSAAVAVDALGADRVWCVMMPSRFTSQESLDDAVECARLLGVRYDTIPIEPAVSAFDTMLAPVFEGKARDLTEENIQSRIRGLTLMALSNKFGHMLLTTGNKSEMSVGYATIYGDMAGGYSVLKDAYKTTVFDLCRWRNDNMPSLGEGFGPAGPVMPERVISKPPSAELRDNQKDEDSLPPYEVLDPILYGLVEEELSVAQLVERGFDKAVVTRIEHLLYIAEYKRRQSPPGVKLGIRNFGRDRRYPITNAFRSV encoded by the coding sequence ATGACCGACAAACTCGTGATCGCGCTCGCCCAGATGACCCAGACGATGGGCGACCCCAGGGCCAATGCCGACGCCATGCTGGAATGGCGCGCCCGCGCCAAGGGCGCGGACCTGATCGTCTATCCCGAACTGCAACTGATCGGCTATCCGCCCGAGGATCTGGTGCTCAAGCCTGCCCTGCTCGACCAGGCCAATTATCATCTCGACCGGCTGGCGCAGGAAAGCGCCGATGGCGGCCCGGCGATGCTGGTCGGCACCGTTGTCGCCTCACAGGGCGTGCTGTTCAACGTCGTCGCCCTGATCGAAAATGGCGCCGTCACCGCGATCCGCCAGAAGCGCGAACTGCCCAATTACGGCACGTTCGACGAAAAGCGCCTGTTCGCGCCCGGCCCGCTGCCCGCGCCGATCGAGTTTCGCGGCGTGAAGATCGGCGTGCCGATCTGCGAGGATATCTGGTTCCCCTTCGTCACCGCCCATCTGCGAGCCGAGGGCGCGGAAATATTGATCAGCCCCAATGGCAGCCCGTTCGAGGTCGACAAGGATGATCGCCGCCTGAACGTCGTCGCCGGCACCCGCGTGCGCGAAACCGGCCTGCCGCTCGTCTATCTCAACCGCGTCGGCGGCCAGGACGAACTGGTGTTCGACGGCGCCTCCTTCGTCATGAACGGCGACCTCTCCATCGCCCAGCAACTGCCCGACTGGGAAGAAAAGCTGGTGCTGACCCAGTGGGAGAAATGGGACGGCCAGTGGGTCTGCCTGCCCGGCGAGCGTCATGCACTCGATCCGCGCCCGGCCGACATCTATAATGCGATGGTGTTGGGCCTGCGCGACTATGTGAACCGCAACCGCTTCCCCGGCGTCGTCCTGGGCCTGTCGGGAGGCATCGATTCCGCCTTGTCCGCCGCCGTTGCGGTCGATGCGCTGGGCGCCGACCGGGTGTGGTGCGTGATGATGCCCTCGCGCTTCACCAGCCAGGAAAGCCTGGATGACGCGGTTGAATGCGCCCGCCTGCTCGGCGTCCGCTATGACACCATCCCGATCGAACCGGCGGTTTCCGCCTTCGACACGATGCTGGCCCCGGTGTTCGAGGGCAAGGCGCGCGACCTCACCGAAGAGAATATCCAGTCGCGCATTCGCGGCCTCACCCTGATGGCCCTCTCCAACAAGTTCGGCCATATGCTGCTGACCACCGGCAACAAGAGCGAGATGTCGGTCGGCTATGCCACCATCTATGGCGACATGGCGGGCGGCTATTCGGTGTTGAAGGACGCGTACAAGACGACGGTGTTCGACCTCTGCCGCTGGCGCAACGACAATATGCCCTCGCTCGGCGAAGGCTTCGGCCCGGCCGGCCCGGTGATGCCCGAACGCGTCATCAGCAAGCCGCCCAGCGCCGAACTGCGCGACAATCAGAAGGATGAGGACAGCCTGCCGCCCTATGAGGTGCTGGATCCGATCCTCTATGGCCTGGTCGAGGAGGAATTGTCGGTGGCCCAGCTGGTCGAGCGCGGCTTCGACAAGGCGGTCGTCACCCGGATCGAGCATCTGCTCTACATCGCCGAATATAAGCGTCGCCAGTCGCCGCCCGGCGTGAAGCTGGGTATCCGCAATTTCGGCCGCGACCGCCGCTACCCGATCACCAACGCCTTCCGCAGCGTATAA
- a CDS encoding ribose-phosphate pyrophosphokinase, producing MKLMTGNSNKPLAAAIADYIEIPLTEASVRRFADEEVFVEIHENVRGEDVFVIQSTAYPTNDNLMELLIMIDALKRASAKRITAVVPYFGYARQDRKPGPRTPISAKLVANLITTAGADRVLSVDLHAGQIQGFFDIPTDNLFGAPVMSADIQARFGDKNIMVVSPDVGGVVRARALAKRLDNAPLAIVDKRRERAGESEVMNIIGDVKGRFCILIDDIVDSAGTLCNAAAALKAQGAEEVVAYVSHGVLSGGAVARVEASELLELVITDSIQGTDAVNDAKRIRHLPIAPLLGEAIKRIADESSVSSLFD from the coding sequence ATGAAACTCATGACCGGCAATTCGAACAAGCCGCTCGCGGCCGCCATCGCCGACTATATCGAAATCCCCCTGACCGAGGCCAGCGTCCGCCGCTTTGCCGACGAAGAAGTTTTCGTGGAAATTCATGAGAATGTCCGCGGCGAAGACGTGTTCGTGATCCAGTCGACGGCCTATCCGACCAACGACAATCTGATGGAATTGCTGATCATGATCGATGCGCTCAAGCGCGCGTCGGCCAAGCGAATCACCGCCGTCGTCCCCTATTTCGGCTATGCCCGCCAGGACCGTAAGCCCGGCCCGCGCACGCCGATCAGCGCCAAGCTGGTCGCCAACCTGATCACCACCGCCGGCGCCGACCGCGTCCTCTCGGTCGATCTCCATGCCGGCCAGATCCAGGGCTTCTTCGATATCCCGACCGACAATCTGTTCGGCGCCCCGGTGATGTCGGCCGATATCCAGGCCCGTTTCGGCGACAAGAATATCATGGTCGTGTCGCCCGACGTCGGCGGCGTGGTGCGCGCCCGTGCGCTCGCCAAGCGGCTCGACAACGCCCCGCTCGCGATCGTCGACAAGCGCCGCGAGCGCGCCGGCGAGTCGGAAGTGATGAACATCATCGGCGACGTGAAGGGCCGTTTCTGCATCCTGATCGACGATATCGTCGATTCGGCCGGCACGCTGTGCAACGCCGCCGCCGCGCTGAAGGCACAGGGCGCCGAGGAAGTCGTCGCCTATGTCAGCCATGGCGTGCTGTCGGGCGGTGCGGTCGCCCGTGTCGAGGCGTCGGAACTGCTGGAACTGGTCATCACCGACTCGATCCAGGGCACCGATGCGGTGAACGATGCCAAGCGCATCCGCCACCTGCCGATCGCCCCGCTGCTGGGCGAAGCGATCAAGCGCATCGCCGACGAAAGCTCGGTGTCGAGCCTGTTCGACTGA
- a CDS encoding VOC family protein produces MPGSPVIPCLRYADAPAAIDFLCAAFGFERHAVYPDDLDNSIIHHAQLVLGEGMVMLGSVKDMEGESLYTWSTVRDLGGITACVYMVVPDVDAHCLHARNEGAVVVDEPHDNPGYPGRGYTALDPEGNVWSFGSYDPWEPIPEDGD; encoded by the coding sequence ATGCCCGGTTCACCCGTCATCCCGTGCCTGCGCTATGCCGATGCGCCCGCCGCCATCGATTTCCTGTGCGCCGCCTTCGGCTTCGAGCGGCATGCCGTCTATCCCGACGATCTCGACAACAGCATCATCCATCATGCCCAGCTGGTGCTGGGCGAGGGCATGGTGATGCTGGGCAGCGTCAAGGATATGGAGGGCGAGTCGCTCTACACCTGGTCGACGGTCCGCGACCTCGGCGGCATCACCGCCTGCGTCTACATGGTCGTGCCCGATGTCGACGCCCATTGCCTCCATGCCCGCAACGAAGGCGCGGTGGTGGTCGACGAACCGCATGACAATCCGGGCTATCCGGGGCGCGGCTATACCGCGCTCGATCCCGAGGGGAATGTGTGGAGCTTCGGCAGCTATGATCCCTGGGAGCCTATCCCCGAAGACGGTGATTAA